The following are encoded together in the Paludisphaera mucosa genome:
- a CDS encoding VWA domain-containing protein — MERRFSAPSSDDLAPPGPRPEHGPGEADGPTLVPSDMQKTLVVEEPLLDAPPPADPGSTSAPAEAAPRVRKLQPRRRRRVRLKHILPAWSVSLVVHLVIFTALGAATFSGGPPEARPIDFDSALGGADRAVEELPILDDPTDARPDRLEDRLQVAATAPAAETLAADERPDIGSVVMGGGAAPSATPSVRASAAKGGAEGRFLAVEGLKGRNISSFSNVPPALGLDVSVSGQVGGDPTFGVTEIGEALNQLTREILRHLNDHKLTVVWLFDESASMRDDQRVILEKFDRVSSELAKVVDPDKKAGGALNHAIVGFGKKLDLILDKPTLDVEEVRRAIKRLPVDSSGEEATMAAILNSVNHYSGLVAKDRKLILVLVTDESGDDGDDVEPALEALKKTKTALYVIGRQAVFGHAYAHHKYVDPVTKDVYYPTIRRGPESADVECYQWDGLYGRWDEQPSGFGPWELARLTKESGGIYFLLPSEEFMRIRQREKTYTIEVLKEYMPEYVPRATYLLRRDESDLRRNLFGLVAETRDVSYRREFPIDPDGLREAALEQIPIASERLTRLLDIQKRLESLKKHREREPERRWRAHYDLMLAQTVAFQVKTFEYRALMENLAAKPQPPTKQSTPDVTIVFVVDHSSKPLAPESVTAKKYADARRLLDDVVAEYPDTPWSDLAKDTLGRGFSVVLNQWEHSPKYGERSQYVPKY; from the coding sequence ATGGAACGTCGCTTCTCGGCACCCTCCTCGGACGACCTGGCGCCGCCGGGCCCGCGGCCCGAGCATGGGCCCGGCGAAGCGGACGGGCCCACGCTCGTCCCGTCGGACATGCAGAAGACGCTCGTCGTCGAGGAGCCCCTGCTCGACGCCCCGCCCCCTGCCGACCCGGGCTCGACTTCCGCCCCCGCCGAGGCCGCGCCCCGGGTCCGGAAGTTGCAGCCCAGGCGCCGCCGGCGGGTCCGCCTGAAGCACATCCTGCCGGCCTGGAGCGTCTCGCTGGTCGTCCACCTGGTGATCTTCACGGCCCTCGGCGCGGCGACGTTCAGCGGCGGGCCGCCCGAGGCCAGGCCGATCGACTTCGACTCGGCGCTCGGGGGCGCCGACCGCGCGGTCGAGGAGCTGCCGATCCTCGACGACCCGACCGACGCGCGGCCCGACCGCCTGGAGGATCGGCTGCAGGTCGCCGCCACCGCCCCGGCGGCCGAGACCCTCGCCGCCGACGAGCGGCCCGACATCGGCAGCGTCGTCATGGGCGGCGGGGCGGCCCCCTCGGCCACGCCCTCCGTCCGGGCCTCGGCCGCGAAGGGCGGCGCGGAGGGCCGGTTCCTGGCCGTCGAGGGGCTGAAGGGCCGGAACATCTCGTCGTTCAGCAACGTCCCCCCCGCCCTCGGGCTCGACGTCTCCGTCTCCGGCCAGGTCGGCGGCGACCCGACCTTCGGGGTCACCGAGATCGGCGAGGCCCTGAACCAACTCACCCGCGAGATCCTCCGCCACCTCAACGACCACAAGCTCACCGTCGTCTGGCTGTTCGACGAGTCGGCCAGCATGCGCGACGACCAGCGCGTCATCCTCGAGAAGTTCGACCGCGTCTCCTCCGAGCTGGCCAAGGTCGTCGACCCGGACAAGAAGGCCGGCGGCGCGCTCAACCACGCCATCGTCGGCTTCGGCAAGAAGCTCGACCTCATCCTGGACAAGCCCACCCTCGACGTCGAGGAGGTCCGCCGGGCCATCAAGCGGCTCCCCGTCGACTCCTCGGGCGAGGAGGCGACGATGGCGGCGATCCTCAACTCCGTCAACCACTATTCGGGCCTCGTCGCCAAGGACCGCAAGCTGATCCTCGTGCTGGTCACCGACGAGTCGGGCGACGACGGCGACGACGTGGAGCCGGCGCTCGAGGCGCTCAAGAAGACGAAGACGGCCCTCTACGTCATCGGCCGCCAGGCGGTCTTCGGGCACGCCTACGCCCACCACAAGTACGTCGACCCGGTGACCAAGGACGTCTACTACCCGACGATCCGCCGCGGGCCCGAGTCGGCCGACGTCGAGTGCTACCAGTGGGACGGCCTCTACGGCCGCTGGGACGAGCAGCCCTCCGGCTTCGGCCCCTGGGAGCTGGCGCGGCTCACCAAGGAGTCGGGCGGGATCTACTTCCTCCTCCCCTCCGAGGAGTTCATGCGGATCCGCCAGCGCGAGAAGACGTACACCATCGAGGTGCTCAAGGAGTACATGCCCGAGTACGTCCCCCGCGCCACGTACCTCCTGCGCCGGGACGAGTCGGACCTGCGCCGCAACCTGTTCGGGCTGGTCGCCGAGACCCGCGACGTCTCCTACCGCCGCGAGTTCCCCATCGACCCCGACGGCCTGCGCGAGGCGGCCCTCGAGCAGATCCCCATCGCCTCCGAGCGGCTCACCCGGCTGCTCGACATCCAGAAGCGGCTGGAGTCCCTCAAGAAGCACCGCGAGCGCGAGCCCGAGCGGCGCTGGCGCGCCCACTACGACCTGATGCTCGCCCAGACGGTCGCCTTCCAGGTCAAGACGTTCGAGTATCGCGCCCTGATGGAGAACCTGGCCGCGAAGCCCCAGCCGCCGACCAAGCAGTCGACGCCCGACGTGACGATCGTCTTCGTCGTCGACCACTCGTCCAAGCCCCTGGCCCCCGAGTCCGTGACCGCCAAGAAGTACGCCGACGCCCGCCGCCTGCTCGACGACGTCGTCGCCGAATACCCCGACACCCCCTGGTCCGACCTCGCCAAGGACACGCTCGGCCGCGGCTTCAGCGTCGTCCTCAACCAGTGGGAGCACAGCCCCAAGTACGGCGAGCGCAGCCAGTACGTGCCGAAGTATTGA
- a CDS encoding vWA domain-containing protein, which produces MLDKAGKILGAWADRVGVPATGRPTASLAAGLISLSIHALVLVSLAFAGHHVQEVVQSEFSSEVAEAPPRALEPLATDSTLQDLDQKDDEPVMEASGSFAPILAATNTAAPPSAGPSPATVDDALAAMDFGRRDVQRVVDAVAPTASTLGKTFAIEGNGAEHVQGVEGAVDRVAVEIVRRLERGRTLVVWAFDASRSLEAERKRLSKHIETIYAHIGQIDENRLSTDGGLLTMVVAFGEFRKAMTPKPTADVAAVRDAIASIPADESGVEATFSTVAEIVNKYGKFKGPGGDPYNLMVIVVTDEVGDDQDRLESTIDAAKKRDAPIYVLGSQALFGRAERLMDYYDPKTKFLHKNLKVDAGPESAMIEQIRLPFWYGGPQYDELESGFGPYALSRLASATGGVYFVARLDGAKMGFDASRMKEYRPDWGTRREYEADVARSPLRQAVVNAALVTQQNLPGMPTLQFPSMDAPEFKDVLQNNQVIAERTTYTIDEALPPITAAAKRRDRETSRRWQAHYDLIRGRLLAMKVRCVEYNWACALLVKDPPRFQDPKSNAWRLVPDAEIRFSEKAALAAKEAEALLRKVVADHPETPWALLAERELKNPLGFRWVEAYVPPPRPRDDDPANPRRKMKKAEEMKPPEPPKL; this is translated from the coding sequence ATGCTCGACAAGGCCGGGAAGATCCTGGGGGCCTGGGCGGACCGGGTCGGCGTCCCCGCGACGGGGAGGCCGACGGCGTCGCTGGCGGCCGGCCTGATCAGCTTGTCGATCCACGCCCTGGTCCTCGTCAGCCTGGCCTTCGCGGGGCATCACGTCCAGGAGGTCGTCCAGAGCGAGTTCTCGTCGGAGGTCGCCGAGGCCCCCCCGCGGGCGCTCGAGCCGCTCGCGACCGACTCGACGCTCCAGGACCTCGACCAGAAGGACGACGAGCCGGTCATGGAGGCGTCGGGCTCGTTCGCGCCGATCTTGGCGGCGACCAACACGGCCGCGCCCCCCTCGGCCGGGCCTTCGCCCGCGACGGTGGACGACGCCCTGGCGGCGATGGACTTCGGCCGTCGCGACGTCCAGCGGGTGGTCGACGCGGTCGCCCCGACGGCGTCGACGCTGGGCAAGACGTTCGCCATCGAGGGGAACGGGGCCGAGCACGTGCAGGGGGTGGAAGGGGCCGTCGACCGGGTGGCGGTCGAGATCGTCCGGCGGCTGGAACGGGGCCGGACGCTCGTCGTCTGGGCGTTCGACGCCTCCCGCAGCCTGGAGGCCGAGCGCAAGCGGCTCAGCAAGCACATCGAGACGATCTACGCCCACATCGGCCAGATCGACGAGAACCGGCTCTCGACCGACGGCGGCCTGCTGACGATGGTCGTCGCCTTCGGCGAGTTCCGCAAGGCGATGACCCCCAAGCCGACCGCCGACGTCGCCGCGGTCCGCGACGCCATCGCCTCGATCCCGGCCGACGAGTCGGGCGTCGAGGCCACCTTCTCGACCGTCGCCGAGATCGTCAACAAGTACGGCAAGTTCAAGGGCCCCGGCGGCGACCCCTACAACCTGATGGTGATCGTCGTGACCGACGAGGTCGGCGACGACCAGGACCGGCTGGAGTCCACCATCGACGCCGCCAAGAAGCGGGACGCGCCGATCTACGTGCTGGGCTCGCAGGCCCTCTTCGGCCGCGCCGAGCGGCTCATGGACTATTACGACCCCAAGACCAAGTTCCTGCACAAGAACCTGAAGGTCGACGCCGGGCCCGAGAGCGCGATGATCGAGCAGATCCGCCTCCCCTTCTGGTACGGCGGCCCCCAGTACGACGAGCTGGAGTCGGGCTTCGGACCCTACGCCCTCAGCCGGCTCGCCAGCGCCACCGGCGGCGTCTACTTCGTCGCCCGGCTCGACGGCGCGAAGATGGGCTTCGACGCCTCGCGGATGAAGGAGTACCGGCCCGACTGGGGCACCCGCCGCGAGTACGAGGCCGACGTCGCCCGGTCGCCGCTGCGGCAGGCCGTCGTCAACGCCGCGCTCGTCACCCAGCAGAACCTGCCCGGGATGCCGACGCTCCAGTTCCCCTCGATGGACGCCCCCGAGTTCAAGGACGTCCTCCAGAACAACCAGGTCATCGCCGAGCGGACCACCTACACGATCGACGAGGCGCTGCCCCCCATCACGGCCGCCGCCAAGCGCCGCGACCGCGAGACCTCCCGCCGCTGGCAGGCCCACTACGACCTGATCCGCGGCCGCCTGCTGGCCATGAAGGTCCGCTGCGTCGAGTACAACTGGGCCTGCGCCCTGCTCGTCAAGGATCCGCCCCGGTTCCAGGACCCCAAGTCCAACGCCTGGCGGCTGGTCCCCGATGCGGAGATCCGCTTCAGCGAGAAGGCCGCCCTCGCCGCGAAGGAGGCCGAGGCGCTCCTGCGGAAGGTCGTCGCGGACCACCCCGAGACCCCCTGGGCCCTCCTGGCCGAACGCGAGCTGAAGAACCCCCTCGGCTTCAGGTGGGTCGAGGCCTACGTCCCGCCCCCCCGCCCGCGCGACGACGACCCGGCCAACCCCCGCCGCAAGATGAAGAAGGCCGAGGAGATGAAGCCCCCCGAGCCCCCCAAGCTCTGA
- a CDS encoding fused MFS/spermidine synthase: MPTGPAAARRFLPLLLILFVGSGCAAMIYEVVWLQLLQLVIGSTAVSLGVLLGTFMGGMGAGGLLLPRLVSARRNPLRVYALLELGIGVIGLAVLFGMPYVERVYVLYAGRGTPDVLLRGIVAAICLLPPTLLMGATLPAIARRVETDPEGVSWLGFFYGGNIAGAVFGCLLAGFYLLRVHDMATATYVAVALNATVAVVALALSTRPGASEAAAEPGPYEGAARGDRAVYLAIGLSGASALGAEVVWTRLLSLMLGGTVYTFSLILAVFLIGLGIGSSLGAALARRAASARTALGVCQWLLTAAIAWTAVMISQSLPYWPILPELAPSPWFTFQLDLARCLWAVLPPACLWGASFPLALAAVAARGEDPGRLVGRVYAANTLGALAGALIFSLLLVPALGTAGAERVLIGLAAAAALAALAPLIRPAPGTLHRGGAVALAAAMGVAGWLAWSLTPVPWTVVAFGRQTVNLLPQAYPDVVKEVPADRGEKDFFCTYVGEGENVSVAVTESPDGVRSFHGAGKVQASTRTADMRLQRMLGHIPALVHPKPASVLVVACGAGVTAGSFVPHPDVERIVICDIEPLVPTVVTPMFGEANYHVVDGIAEENPHTVDGKQVEVVYDDGRHFLRTTREKFDVITSDPIDPWVKGCAALNTVEYYRMCRDHLNPGGIVCLWIPLYESNLETAKSVIATFFEVFPNGILWSNDREGVTYDAVLFGQVDPTVIDVDALQRKLDRPDHARVKLSLREVGFGEGREPGLEEGVDLLNTYAGQASLLKEWTQGAQINTDRNLRLQYLAGMWLNSSLDERILAGIRAQYRFPDRTFVGSPERIGVLKKLRHRPTRWQ, translated from the coding sequence TTGCCGACCGGACCGGCCGCCGCTCGCCGGTTCCTGCCCTTGCTCCTGATCTTGTTCGTCGGCAGCGGCTGCGCCGCGATGATCTACGAGGTCGTCTGGCTCCAGCTTTTGCAACTGGTGATCGGCTCGACGGCCGTCTCGCTGGGCGTGCTGCTGGGGACGTTCATGGGCGGCATGGGGGCGGGCGGCCTGCTCCTGCCGCGGCTGGTCTCGGCCCGTCGGAACCCCCTGCGGGTCTACGCCCTGCTCGAGCTGGGGATCGGCGTCATCGGGTTGGCGGTGCTGTTCGGCATGCCGTACGTCGAGCGGGTGTATGTGCTCTACGCCGGCCGCGGGACGCCCGACGTGCTGCTGCGCGGGATCGTCGCCGCGATCTGCCTGCTGCCCCCCACGCTGCTGATGGGGGCGACCCTGCCGGCGATCGCGCGGCGGGTCGAGACCGACCCCGAGGGGGTGTCGTGGCTGGGCTTCTTCTACGGCGGCAACATCGCCGGGGCCGTCTTCGGCTGCCTGCTGGCCGGCTTCTACCTGCTGCGCGTCCACGACATGGCCACGGCCACCTACGTCGCCGTCGCCCTCAACGCGACCGTGGCCGTCGTCGCCCTGGCGCTCTCGACCCGCCCGGGGGCCTCCGAGGCGGCCGCCGAGCCGGGTCCCTACGAGGGCGCGGCGCGGGGCGACCGGGCCGTGTACCTGGCGATCGGCCTTTCGGGGGCGTCGGCGCTGGGGGCCGAGGTGGTCTGGACCCGCCTGCTCTCGCTGATGCTGGGCGGGACCGTGTACACGTTCTCGCTGATCCTGGCCGTCTTCCTGATCGGCCTGGGGATCGGCAGCAGCCTGGGGGCGGCCCTGGCGCGGCGGGCGGCGTCGGCCCGGACGGCGCTGGGGGTCTGCCAGTGGCTGCTCACCGCGGCGATCGCCTGGACGGCGGTCATGATCTCGCAGTCGCTCCCCTACTGGCCGATCCTGCCCGAGCTGGCGCCCAGCCCCTGGTTCACCTTCCAGCTCGACCTGGCGCGCTGCCTGTGGGCCGTCCTGCCGCCGGCCTGCCTGTGGGGGGCGAGCTTCCCGCTGGCGCTGGCGGCGGTCGCCGCGCGCGGCGAGGACCCCGGCCGGCTGGTCGGGCGGGTCTACGCGGCCAACACGCTCGGCGCCCTCGCCGGGGCCCTGATTTTCAGCCTCTTGCTGGTCCCCGCCCTCGGGACGGCCGGCGCGGAGCGGGTGCTGATCGGCCTCGCCGCGGCGGCCGCGCTGGCGGCCCTGGCCCCCCTGATCCGGCCGGCGCCCGGGACGCTGCATCGCGGCGGCGCGGTCGCGCTGGCCGCCGCGATGGGGGTCGCCGGCTGGCTGGCCTGGAGCCTGACGCCCGTCCCCTGGACGGTCGTGGCGTTCGGCCGGCAGACGGTGAACCTGCTGCCGCAGGCGTACCCCGACGTCGTCAAGGAGGTCCCCGCCGATCGCGGCGAGAAGGACTTCTTCTGCACCTACGTCGGCGAGGGCGAGAACGTCTCGGTGGCCGTGACCGAGTCGCCCGACGGCGTGCGCAGCTTCCACGGCGCGGGCAAGGTGCAGGCGTCGACCCGGACGGCCGACATGCGGCTCCAGCGGATGCTGGGGCACATCCCGGCGCTCGTCCATCCCAAGCCCGCGTCGGTGCTGGTCGTGGCCTGCGGCGCGGGCGTCACCGCCGGCTCGTTCGTCCCCCACCCCGACGTCGAGCGCATCGTCATCTGCGACATCGAGCCCCTGGTGCCGACCGTCGTCACGCCCATGTTCGGCGAGGCCAACTACCACGTGGTCGACGGCATCGCCGAGGAGAACCCCCACACGGTCGACGGCAAGCAGGTCGAGGTGGTCTACGACGACGGCCGGCACTTCCTCCGCACCACGCGCGAGAAGTTCGACGTCATCACCTCCGACCCGATCGACCCCTGGGTCAAGGGCTGCGCCGCGCTCAACACGGTGGAGTACTACCGGATGTGCCGCGACCACCTGAACCCGGGCGGGATCGTCTGCCTCTGGATCCCCCTCTACGAGAGCAACCTGGAGACGGCCAAGAGCGTCATCGCCACCTTCTTCGAGGTCTTCCCGAACGGGATCCTGTGGAGCAACGACCGCGAGGGCGTCACCTACGACGCCGTGCTGTTCGGCCAGGTCGACCCCACGGTGATCGACGTCGACGCGCTGCAACGGAAGCTCGACCGTCCCGACCACGCCCGCGTGAAGCTGTCGCTGCGCGAGGTGGGCTTCGGCGAGGGCCGCGAGCCGGGCCTCGAAGAAGGCGTCGACCTGCTCAACACCTACGCCGGCCAGGCGTCCCTGCTGAAGGAGTGGACGCAGGGCGCCCAGATCAACACCGATCGCAACCTGCGGCTCCAGTACCTGGCCGGCATGTGGCTGAACTCCAGCCTGGACGAGCGGATCCTCGCCGGCATCCGCGCCCAGTACCGCTTCCCCGACCGGACGTTCGTCGGCTCGCCGGAACGCATCGGCGTCCTGAAGAAGCTCCGCCATCGGCCGACCCGGTGGCAATGA
- a CDS encoding multicopper oxidase domain-containing protein yields MSTSPRRRSLWLIPLVLPIVCGPARAQDDKSRTAREASAQKIQEAIPPAAQQFRRDLRSFIRSVDEKERFQAAPSAAAAAAELERARYRNPYFRSGEERRSSDGVLDTSLSIVYGERKLWRPDTLKTDGRGGLLNAAGQPLPEGEEPVVLVDQGVIGVRLRSYEGLAVGPTLRVKPGEILRVKMKNQLPPENPDDHQPDVNVPHGFNRTNLHTHGLHVTPVGNGDNVLLTINPGEEFINEIPVPEDHVAGTFWYHAHLHGSTAMQVSSGMAGALIIDAPEDHAGAVDNVPGIATAEERICLFQQIAYHPEAQSAPGLKLLPMLTEVGGLPQSGQDEIVVGRVGATLHFRIFDAKGVRTVDTDETKLIGKESELTRFRERLEAMDWPPSPTPEQRVELVAAVRSLAGLVTYVLEDFNRAFGPRRWIDGKKSQGWRTTVNGQLQPVIRVASGKLQRFRFIHGGIRDPIVVQFAPIPEDLLQAGRADEIRYDVDAINDEGMREFALDGIPLPEIRRTKAIELQPGYRSEALVRLTNTTGRVQHYLMWDGPSTVSLDPAAQDSTKEAGILAIVEVLPGEPGDEEAWPTLHDFSKVRRPIPIAPQDVVGLQTINLELNPAPAHPSVNGRSYDPDAAPLAVKLGRTDEWRLTTNAAAHPFHIHVNPFYVVSETSQDGVVTPIGVWKDTLLVTAGRTQTIRTHYKRYIGDFVLHCHILDHEDQGMMMGVSIKNTTYEVGAKLANPHPAPRWSLPDAADAARKLDDLLGSDATVLVFLQRQDCPACNAQIRAFRDAVSKFPDLKKVDVVFVAPGEKAAFQPDPAFPYTAVYDKDLGQFKAYGCYVPRHKAALHGMFLLDKTGQVRWREVSDAPYMNIDQLLREVDAIKR; encoded by the coding sequence ATGTCGACGTCACCTCGAAGACGCAGCCTGTGGTTGATCCCGCTGGTCCTGCCGATCGTTTGCGGCCCGGCCCGGGCTCAGGACGACAAATCGAGGACGGCGCGGGAGGCCTCGGCGCAGAAGATTCAAGAAGCCATCCCGCCGGCGGCTCAGCAGTTTCGCCGGGATCTCAGGAGTTTCATCCGGAGCGTCGACGAGAAGGAGCGGTTCCAGGCCGCCCCCTCGGCGGCGGCCGCCGCGGCGGAACTCGAACGGGCCCGATATCGAAACCCGTACTTCCGGTCCGGCGAGGAGCGAAGGTCCAGCGACGGCGTGCTCGACACCTCGCTGTCGATCGTCTACGGCGAACGCAAGCTCTGGCGTCCCGACACGCTGAAGACGGACGGTCGGGGTGGACTTCTCAACGCCGCGGGTCAGCCGCTCCCCGAAGGCGAGGAGCCCGTCGTGCTCGTCGACCAGGGCGTGATCGGCGTGCGCCTGCGTTCGTATGAGGGCCTCGCCGTGGGGCCCACGCTCCGCGTCAAGCCCGGCGAGATCCTCCGGGTGAAGATGAAGAACCAGCTGCCGCCTGAGAATCCCGACGATCACCAGCCGGACGTCAACGTCCCGCACGGCTTCAACCGTACGAATCTCCACACCCACGGCCTCCACGTCACCCCCGTGGGCAACGGCGACAACGTCCTGCTGACCATCAATCCGGGAGAGGAATTCATCAACGAGATCCCCGTGCCCGAGGACCACGTCGCCGGCACGTTCTGGTATCACGCCCACCTCCACGGCTCGACCGCGATGCAGGTCTCCAGCGGCATGGCCGGGGCCCTGATCATCGACGCGCCCGAGGACCACGCCGGCGCGGTCGACAACGTGCCCGGCATCGCGACGGCCGAGGAGCGGATTTGCCTGTTCCAGCAGATCGCCTACCACCCCGAAGCCCAGTCGGCCCCGGGGCTGAAGCTCCTGCCGATGCTCACCGAGGTCGGCGGACTTCCCCAGTCGGGCCAGGACGAGATCGTCGTCGGTCGCGTCGGCGCGACGCTGCACTTCCGCATCTTCGACGCGAAGGGCGTCCGGACCGTGGATACCGACGAGACCAAGCTCATCGGCAAGGAGAGCGAGCTGACCCGTTTCAGAGAGCGGCTTGAGGCGATGGACTGGCCCCCTTCGCCCACCCCGGAGCAGCGCGTCGAATTGGTCGCCGCCGTCCGGTCCCTCGCCGGCCTCGTCACGTATGTGCTCGAGGACTTCAACCGGGCCTTCGGGCCCCGCAGGTGGATCGACGGCAAGAAGTCCCAGGGATGGCGGACCACCGTCAACGGCCAGCTCCAGCCCGTGATCCGCGTCGCGTCGGGCAAGCTCCAGCGATTCCGGTTCATTCACGGCGGCATCCGAGACCCGATCGTCGTGCAGTTCGCCCCGATCCCCGAGGATCTGCTCCAGGCCGGACGGGCGGACGAGATCCGCTACGACGTCGACGCGATCAACGACGAGGGCATGCGCGAGTTCGCACTCGACGGCATCCCGCTCCCGGAGATCCGCAGGACGAAGGCGATCGAACTCCAGCCCGGCTACCGCAGCGAGGCCTTGGTGCGGCTCACGAACACCACGGGACGGGTCCAGCACTACCTGATGTGGGACGGCCCGAGCACCGTGAGCCTGGATCCCGCGGCCCAGGATTCCACCAAGGAGGCCGGGATCTTGGCGATCGTCGAGGTCCTGCCCGGCGAGCCCGGCGACGAAGAGGCCTGGCCCACCCTCCACGATTTCTCCAAGGTCAGGCGTCCGATCCCGATCGCGCCCCAGGACGTGGTGGGGCTCCAGACGATCAATCTGGAACTCAACCCGGCCCCCGCCCATCCGTCCGTCAACGGCCGATCATACGACCCCGACGCGGCCCCGCTCGCCGTCAAGCTCGGGCGGACCGACGAATGGAGGCTGACGACGAATGCCGCCGCCCACCCCTTCCACATCCATGTGAACCCGTTCTACGTCGTCTCCGAGACCTCTCAAGACGGCGTCGTCACGCCGATCGGGGTCTGGAAGGACACGCTCCTGGTCACGGCGGGCCGGACCCAGACGATACGGACCCACTACAAGCGCTACATCGGAGACTTCGTCCTGCACTGCCACATCCTCGATCACGAGGATCAGGGGATGATGATGGGCGTATCGATCAAGAATACGACATACGAAGTCGGCGCCAAGCTGGCCAATCCTCACCCCGCGCCGCGCTGGTCGCTGCCCGACGCCGCGGACGCGGCCAGGAAGCTCGACGACTTGCTGGGTTCGGACGCCACCGTGCTGGTCTTCCTCCAGCGGCAGGACTGCCCCGCCTGCAACGCCCAGATCAGGGCGTTCCGCGACGCTGTATCGAAGTTCCCCGACTTGAAGAAGGTCGACGTCGTCTTCGTCGCGCCCGGCGAGAAGGCCGCGTTCCAGCCGGACCCCGCCTTCCCGTACACGGCGGTGTATGATAAGGACCTGGGGCAATTCAAGGCTTACGGCTGCTATGTGCCGCGCCACAAGGCGGCGCTCCACGGGATGTTCCTCCTCGACAAGACGGGGCAGGTCCGATGGCGCGAAGTGTCGGACGCACCGTACATGAACATCGACCAACTCCTGCGGGAGGTCGATGCGATCAAGAGGTAG
- a CDS encoding type II toxin-antitoxin system HicB family antitoxin: MSRKDVAGLREQVEKLERRTRRRATPPVAVPISTFAPRPFEPRRPIGVVIGPCRGGFTASFLDANLSTSGETEAEALDNLKDLLLMAYEDFEQSDDSALGPAMLKQKSVLFDVIQRKP; encoded by the coding sequence ATGTCGCGGAAAGACGTCGCGGGCCTGCGAGAGCAGGTCGAGAAACTCGAACGGCGGACCAGGAGGCGGGCGACGCCCCCCGTCGCGGTCCCCATCTCGACCTTCGCGCCGCGCCCTTTCGAACCGCGACGTCCGATCGGCGTCGTGATCGGCCCCTGCCGCGGCGGCTTCACTGCCTCGTTCCTCGACGCCAACCTGAGCACCTCCGGCGAAACGGAGGCGGAGGCCCTCGACAACCTCAAGGACCTGCTGCTCATGGCGTACGAGGACTTCGAGCAATCCGACGACTCCGCCCTCGGCCCGGCCATGCTCAAGCAGAAGAGCGTGCTCTTCGACGTGATCCAGAGGAAGCCGTAG
- the pncA gene encoding bifunctional nicotinamidase/pyrazinamidase has protein sequence MHSASPRENRVLLVVDVQNDFCPEGALAVPGGHELPAIINKLSRRFAHVVLTQDWHPEDHLSFASSHPGEKPFSAIELPYGPQILWPDHCVQDTRGAEFHPDLRLEHCELIIRKGYLREIDSYSAFFENDRTTPTGLAGYLRERGLNRLFLVGLATDFCVAYSALDARRLGFEVTVIESACRGIDLEGSLEAAWKQMEEAGVVRA, from the coding sequence GTGCACTCGGCCTCCCCGCGCGAGAACCGGGTGCTGCTGGTGGTGGACGTGCAGAACGACTTCTGCCCCGAGGGCGCGCTGGCGGTCCCCGGCGGCCACGAGCTGCCGGCGATCATCAACAAGCTCTCCCGCCGCTTCGCCCACGTCGTCCTGACCCAGGACTGGCACCCCGAGGACCACCTCTCGTTCGCCTCGTCGCACCCCGGCGAGAAGCCGTTTTCGGCGATCGAGCTCCCCTACGGCCCGCAGATCCTCTGGCCCGACCACTGCGTCCAGGACACGCGCGGGGCCGAGTTCCACCCCGACCTCCGGCTGGAGCACTGCGAGCTGATCATCCGCAAGGGCTACCTCCGCGAGATCGACAGCTACTCGGCCTTCTTCGAGAACGACCGCACGACCCCCACGGGCCTCGCCGGCTACCTCCGCGAGCGCGGCCTCAACCGCCTCTTCCTCGTGGGCCTGGCCACCGACTTCTGCGTCGCCTACTCGGCGCTCGACGCCCGCCGCCTGGGCTTCGAGGTCACCGTCATCGAGTCCGCGTGCCGCGGCATCGACCTCGAAGGCTCGCTCGAAGCCGCCTGGAAGCAGATGGAGGAGGCCGGCGTCGTCCGGGCGTGA